Proteins from one Triticum aestivum cultivar Chinese Spring chromosome 7A, IWGSC CS RefSeq v2.1, whole genome shotgun sequence genomic window:
- the LOC123147987 gene encoding brassinosteroid-responsive RING protein 1-like: MGFPAPVFSECEVPRLLLSLLVLIARLRRLYSWPLRLVGAGVDDDLSFDHPTTSGIADQHRRQELYHEDHCLVELEEHSPAKRFDGLSSARGEDLLLPESCAVCLGDFHAAACVRRPRGCRHVFHRACLDRWAAHGHSTCPLCRAPLLPPFLLPVPLPLLPAS, encoded by the coding sequence ATGGGATTCCCGGCGCCAGTGTTCTCAGAGTGCGAGGTGCCCAGGTTGCTGCTCAGCCTCCTCGTCCTGATCGCCCGCCTTCGCCGCCTCTACTCCTGGCCGCTCCGCCTCGTCGGCGCCGGCGTCGACGACGACCTCAGCTTTGACCACCCCACAACCTCCGGCATCGCCGACCAGCACCGCAGACAGGAGCTGTACCACGAAGACCACTGCCTCGTGGAGCTGGAGGAGCACTCCCCGGCCAAGCGCTTCGATGGGCTCTCCAGCGCCAGAGGCGAAGATCTGCTGCTGCCGGAGAGCTGCGCGGTGTGCCTCGGCGACTTCCACGCCGCCGCGTGCGTGCGCCGGCCGCGCGGGTGCCGACACGTGTTCCACCGCGCCTGCCTCGACCGCTGGGCCGCGCACGGCCACAGCACCTGCCCGCTCTGCCGGGCGCCGCTCCTCCCGCCCTTCCTCCTGCCGGTGCCGCTGCCGCTCCTCCCGGCGTCGTGA